The following coding sequences lie in one Tichowtungia aerotolerans genomic window:
- a CDS encoding tripartite tricarboxylate transporter permease has product MIVVAALSVLAGTALACFLAVLPGLHIYNVMGLAVLLIYKMQSIGMAVVPELYLPFMIGLVVGWSVLNTIPSVLLGAPDESAIFTVLPGQKYLMTGRGYEGAMIIGAGSLIGLFILVFIVAPFAPKFLPVARNVFAPHMHWILWVIITFILMTEWPKGGTCGPAGWPKFADAWSTLSAGIFTFILSGLFGFLLLYRAPIDIDNAFQNIMPAFVGLFAIPWCLLNVLCGANVPKQYVRDTLNINGDLLLRGGIAGGIGGGFAAFFPVVTGGVGGLLAGHATAQRDERVFLMSQGVSKVVYYAGALMLFFVPGLFLTRGGGAWIIKGLYTPKTWGDYYLALGSIALAGGLSFLLMSPLTKWMLKLMKKVDYRLISIVALGIIVALVFSMTGGIGLFVMVVGTGIGLIPVLFGSRRLNCLGILLLPIACNMSGMGEPIAAFLGLL; this is encoded by the coding sequence ATGATCGTCGTGGCAGCACTTTCAGTGCTGGCCGGAACGGCGCTGGCCTGTTTTCTGGCTGTTTTGCCGGGACTTCACATTTATAACGTGATGGGTTTGGCGGTGTTGCTTATCTATAAAATGCAGAGTATTGGGATGGCGGTCGTTCCGGAACTATATCTGCCGTTCATGATCGGGCTTGTCGTCGGCTGGTCCGTGCTCAATACCATTCCTTCGGTCCTTCTCGGCGCGCCGGACGAAAGTGCCATCTTTACCGTGCTGCCGGGGCAGAAATATCTGATGACCGGGCGTGGTTACGAAGGCGCAATGATCATTGGCGCGGGCAGTCTGATCGGTCTGTTCATACTCGTGTTTATCGTGGCGCCGTTCGCTCCGAAATTCCTGCCGGTTGCTCGCAATGTGTTTGCTCCGCATATGCACTGGATTTTGTGGGTCATTATCACATTTATTCTGATGACTGAATGGCCGAAGGGCGGTACCTGCGGTCCTGCCGGCTGGCCGAAATTCGCCGACGCCTGGTCCACGCTCAGCGCCGGAATTTTCACATTCATTCTTTCCGGACTGTTCGGCTTTCTGCTGCTCTACCGTGCGCCGATTGATATCGACAATGCTTTCCAGAACATCATGCCTGCTTTTGTCGGCCTGTTCGCGATTCCGTGGTGCCTGCTCAACGTGCTCTGCGGAGCGAACGTTCCGAAGCAGTACGTGCGCGACACGCTGAACATCAACGGAGACCTGCTGCTGCGCGGTGGCATCGCCGGCGGCATCGGAGGCGGCTTTGCCGCATTCTTTCCGGTCGTGACCGGCGGGGTGGGCGGACTGCTGGCCGGGCACGCCACAGCCCAGCGGGACGAACGGGTCTTCCTGATGTCTCAGGGCGTTTCCAAAGTGGTCTACTATGCCGGCGCTCTCATGCTCTTTTTTGTGCCGGGGCTGTTCCTCACCCGCGGTGGCGGCGCATGGATCATAAAAGGACTCTACACGCCGAAAACATGGGGCGATTATTATCTCGCACTCGGGTCTATCGCTCTCGCCGGCGGACTGTCCTTCCTTCTGATGTCCCCGCTCACCAAATGGATGCTCAAGCTCATGAAGAAAGTGGACTATCGTTTGATTTCAATTGTCGCGTTGGGAATCATCGTTGCGCTTGTTTTTTCAATGACCGGTGGGATCGGTCTGTTTGTCATGGTCGTCGGCACCGGTATCGGCCTCATTCCCGTACTGTTCGGGTCGCGCCGCCTCAACTGCCTCGGCATCCTGCTGCTTCCGATCGCCTGCAACATGTCCGGCATGGGCGAACCCATCGCCGCATTTTTGGGACTCCTCTGA
- a CDS encoding metal-dependent hydrolase: protein MKGIAHFISGVTVASFCPWAVETAQNGNPAYFILGAVAGILPDTVDFKFYRFFYSHDIQIEPHPDQLDPQPVADAVAKAVLLAAEGRRTTLKLATIKMDADNWRQYRVRIDPEAGEVRVQFGPIVSTGQVPQPDSLPEPRSVGVAKFNAPILQSCETTYTVDIFDGPSFAFQRNEAGEVDVDFLPWHRNWSHSLTVGLALAGMASIWTWKAGVVIAGAYMVHVIEDQMGHMGSNILFPFTKKRLPGFKMMHSGDAFPNFVGVWFCCLLIFWNIYMAVENPLYHFGFIRLMMYAMVIPFAVFGVLHQLLVRIDGSEPETQTTEWNI, encoded by the coding sequence ATGAAAGGCATCGCCCATTTTATATCCGGAGTCACGGTAGCCTCATTTTGCCCGTGGGCTGTAGAGACTGCCCAGAATGGCAATCCGGCGTATTTTATTCTCGGCGCGGTGGCCGGCATCCTTCCCGATACAGTGGATTTTAAGTTCTACCGCTTCTTCTACAGCCACGATATCCAGATTGAACCGCACCCCGACCAGCTTGATCCGCAGCCGGTCGCCGACGCTGTCGCCAAAGCCGTTTTGCTGGCTGCAGAAGGCCGGCGCACCACGCTCAAACTGGCGACGATCAAAATGGACGCAGATAACTGGCGGCAGTATCGCGTCAGAATTGATCCGGAAGCCGGAGAGGTGCGCGTGCAGTTCGGACCGATTGTCAGCACCGGCCAGGTGCCGCAACCCGACTCGCTGCCCGAGCCGCGATCCGTTGGTGTCGCAAAGTTTAACGCGCCGATCCTGCAGAGTTGCGAGACGACCTATACCGTCGATATCTTTGACGGTCCCAGTTTCGCGTTTCAGCGCAATGAAGCCGGGGAGGTGGATGTCGACTTTCTTCCTTGGCACCGAAACTGGTCGCACTCTCTAACGGTAGGACTGGCTCTGGCGGGGATGGCTTCCATCTGGACGTGGAAAGCCGGAGTCGTTATTGCCGGGGCTTATATGGTTCACGTAATCGAAGACCAGATGGGGCATATGGGTTCCAATATTCTCTTTCCGTTTACGAAAAAACGGTTGCCTGGTTTTAAAATGATGCATTCCGGCGACGCCTTTCCCAATTTTGTTGGCGTCTGGTTCTGCTGTCTTCTCATTTTCTGGAACATCTACATGGCTGTTGAAAACCCGCTGTATCACTTCGGCTTCATTCGCCTGATGATGTACGCCATGGTGATTCCATTCGCCGTGTTCGGAGTCCTGCACCAGCTGTTGGTGCGCATAGATGGAAGTGAACCTGAAACACAGACAACGGAGTGGAATATTTAA